From Anopheles arabiensis isolate DONGOLA chromosome 3, AaraD3, whole genome shotgun sequence, a single genomic window includes:
- the LOC120900983 gene encoding putative mediator of RNA polymerase II transcription subunit 26 gives MKASVALLCLVAFANGAVVPFYGGVDQQFGIPKIPHHDHDHQVPQHQQSHQVPPQGHQQHTPQIYPLQSPQHQQKVPPQDHQPHIPQIPHHDHQQQIPQLHPLPSHQQKQPQIPLHDHQQHIPQLHPLPNHQQKQPQIPPHDQQIPQLHPLPSHQQKQPQIPPHDQQIPQLHPLPSHQQKQPQIPPHDQQIPQLHPLPSQQKQLQIPPQKHIPQHRQSSPEEEHPDSQFPLQDNMTEQEKQIGREMLLLKQIDNMMQHRKILLQQQLNEHRDPQNHQLPSSPAEQQQRIKEQEQQIGREMEVQMQLAKVIEHQKQQLAQQMENPSQTPGQIKMYEKIIGREMLFALKLDKVMELQKQRLQRNIRRFQAQHQDPPSPSQEHSIKQLEQQIQRGMLMVQDLQELIQRQKNQLQQHIEQKQHPYYENHPDSLAKLKHHISEQERQIGREMLLQNQLETLMQHQQEQLQQQIEQQQQQTQQLLPPSASEQEDYFTEQAKQIGREMLMQLQLTKLMQERVQLQIEQARESQQEPNDVQHLEPPMEEIPQEPQVFVPVLVVEG, from the exons ATGAAGGCTTCGGTAGCTCTGCTCTGCCTGGTGGCATTTG CAAACGGTGCAGTCGTTCCGTTTTATGGTGGTGTCGACCAGCAGTTCGGTATTCCGAAAATCCCTCACCATGATCATGACCACCAAGTCCCCCAACATCAGCAGTCCCATCAAGTTCCTCCCCAGGGTCACCAGCAGCATACCCCGCAGATTTATCCACTTCAAAGCCCCCAGCATCAACAAAAAGTCCCTCCTCAGGATCACCAGCCGCATATCCCGCAAATCCCTCACCACGATCACCAGCAGCAAATCCCGCAGCTTCATCCACTTCCAAGCCACCAGCAAAAACAACCGCAAATCCCTCTCCACGATCACCAGCAGCATATCCCGCAGCTTCACCCACTTCCAAACCACCAGCAAAAACAACCGCAAATCCCTCCCCACGATCAGCAAATCCCGCAGCTTCACCCACTTCCAAGCCACCAGCAAAAACAACCGCAAATCCCTCCCCACGATCAGCAAATCCCGCAGCTTCACCCACTTCCAAGCCACCAGCAAAAACAACCGCAAATCCCTCCCCACGATCAGCAAATCCCGCAGCTTCACCCACTTCCAAGCCAGCAAAAACAACTGCAAATTCCTCCCCAGAAACATATTCCCCAACATCGTCAAAGCTCACCCGAGGAGGAACATCCTGATAGCCAATTTCCCCTACAGGATAATATGACAGAACAGGAGAAGCAGATCGGGAGGGAAATGCTACTGCTGAAGCAGATAGACAACATGATGCAGCATCGAAAGatactgctgcagcagcagcttaatGAGCACCGAGACCCACAGAACCACCAGCTTCCGTCAAGCCcagccgagcagcagcaaaggatcaaggagcaggagcagcaaatTGGACGCGAAATGGAAGTGCAGATGCAGCTTGCAAAAGTGATAGAGCACCAAAAGCAGCAACTAGCGCAACAGATGGAAAACCCATCCCAGACACCTGGACAGATCAAGATGTACGAGAAGATTATCGGCCGGGAAATGCTGTTTGCACTCAAGCTCGATAAAGTGATGGAACTGCAAAAGCAGCGCCTTCAGCGAAACATTCGAAGATTCCAGGCTCAGCATCAGGATCCTCCAAGCCCATCCCAGGAGCATAGCATAAAGCAGCTGGAGCAGCAGATTCAACGGGGAATGCTAATGGTGCAGGACCTGCAAGAATTGATCCAGCGCCAAAAGAATCAACTGCAGCAGCATATTGAACAGAAGCAACACCCATACTACGAGAACCATCCCGACAGCCTGGCGAAACTGAAACATCATATTTCAGAGCAGGAGAGACAGATTGGGCGTGAAATGCTATTGCAAAATCAGCTAGAGACTTTGATGCAGCATCAACAGGaacaactgcagcagcagattgaacagcaacaacaacaaacccaaCAGCTACTGCCTCCGAGTGCATCAGAACAGGAAGACTATTTCACGGAGCAGGCAAAACAGATTGGACGGGAAATGCTAATGCAGTTGCAGCTGACCAAACTAATGCAAGAGCGGGTGCAGCTGCAGATAGAGCAGGCGCGAGAATCTCAACAGGAGCCCAATGATGTTCAACATCTTGAACCCCCAATGGAGGAGATTCCCCAGGAACCCCAGGTTTTCGTTCCTGTGCTGGTCGTCGAAGGTTAA
- the LOC120900984 gene encoding uncharacterized protein LOC120900984, with protein MKTVIILFGLLVAANAIPLQSHDRVFREEIVLLRKPFHIPSSLLIWLPHTVKSIRRSFNRPALRQDSSDLPWCSTMTDEECLLVPNFNAIKTKNHDYVFHKDVVLGKRWIPLNVMQQNLEYIRRLYYIPALRQDSSNLPWCSIMNDVEKCLLVPNFNAIKSKNHEISSKT; from the exons ATGAAAACTGTCATTATACTGTTCGGCCTATTGGTTGCGG CAAACGCAATCCCTTTACAAAGCCATGACCGTGTTTTTCGTGAGGAAATAGTTTTGCTAAGAAAGCCGTTTCACATTCCTTCATCGTTGCTAATCTGGCTGCCACACACTGTAAAATCAATCAGACGATCCTTTAACAGACCAGCACTGCGCCAAGACAGCAGTGACCTACCATGGTGCTCTACTATGACCGACGAAGAGTGCCTATTGGTACCAAATTTCAATGCGATCAAAACGAAAAACCATGATTATGTTTTCCATAAGGATGTAGTTTTAGGAAAAAGGTGGATTCCGCTAAATGTGATGCAACAAAATTTAGAATATATCAGACGATTGTATTATATACCAGCACTGCGCCAAGACAGCAGTAACCTGCCATGGTGCTCTATCATGAACGACGTCGAAAAATGCCTATTGGTACCAAATTTCAATGCGATCAAATCGAAAAACCATGAAATTAGctccaaaacataa
- the LOC120903683 gene encoding uncharacterized protein LOC120903683 gives MNVLILWVFALGLICPSTTVLADEVPALVRKVRQQNTLPPDMKSAVKGAPTTDPVIEEDGEFDDALKGQQITEPTGIKKTTQSQATSTTPAVKSKDQRQDVKGGKNPRKDTSESPGDSSSKNPVITDQTKKTTAQSGAPNATTNATASNTPSAPSPIVVNVNVVVQSEPAHGATSCTAPDYNCHLKVLPATQPPRPPSRPNPLHVPRRSSFRRYDSAPIMTTTDAGHEHEHIHIESNGIDYSNSPLGIPRNLRKTSCIFC, from the exons ATGAACGTTCTAATTCTTTGGGTGTTTGCTTTGG GTCTGATATGTCCGTCCACCACCGTATTGGCGGATGAGGTTCCCGCTCTGGTGCGAAAGGTGCGACAGCAGAACACTCTACCGCCGGATATGAAATCCGCTGTCAAAGGCGCTCCCACTACGGATCCAGTCATTGAAGAGGATGGCGAATTTGACGATGCTCTAAAGGGGCAACAGATAACAGAGCCGACGGGCATTAAGAAAACAACTCAATCGCAAGCCACGTCAACAACACCGGCAGTAAAATCGAAGGATCAACGGCAAGATGTGAAGGGTGGTAAAAATCCCAGAAAAGATACATCCGAATCTCCAGGGGATAGTTCCTCCAAAAACCCAGTGATCACTGATCAAACCAAAAAGACCACTGCACAGTCGGGTGCACCCAATGCTACTACAAACGCTACCGCAAGCAATACGCCCTCTGCACCATCCCCGATAGTGGTCAACGTGAATGTGGTCGTTCAATCAGAACCTGCACATGGCGCTACCAGCTGTACAGCGCCAGATTATAACTGTCACCTTAAAGTTTTACCAGCCACCCAACCACCGAGACCGCCATCAAGGCCTAATCCTTTGCACGTtccaagaagaagcagctTTAGGCGGTACGATTCCGCACCAATCATGACGACCACTGACGCTGGTCACGAACACGAGCACATACACATTGAGAGTAACGGGATAGATTATTCAAACTCACCACTAGGAATACCACGCAATTTGCGCAAGACATCATGTATCTTCTGTTAA